Proteins encoded by one window of Nocardia goodfellowii:
- a CDS encoding DUF4254 domain-containing protein, with protein sequence MALPGAQRCAETATQPAISGLLPTSDLLVRACRGHRVVGGPLLWFARDLAVLHERRLVGRGGCIDTNPVVVLEIERRRTELVMAVDDWVARSVPQHRLGATLHTETVGSVIDRLAESSVRAHHALMTLDAHDEMLHGAWHHLAELADAYDDLVRDIVAGRRRLPEW encoded by the coding sequence ATGGCTCTTCCCGGCGCACAGCGTTGCGCCGAAACGGCAACGCAGCCCGCGATTTCGGGGCTATTGCCGACCTCGGATCTACTCGTGCGGGCGTGCCGCGGTCACCGCGTCGTCGGTGGTCCGTTGCTGTGGTTTGCCCGCGATCTCGCGGTGCTGCACGAGCGACGCCTGGTCGGCCGCGGCGGCTGCATCGACACCAACCCGGTCGTCGTCCTCGAAATCGAGCGCCGGCGAACCGAATTGGTCATGGCGGTAGACGACTGGGTGGCTCGCAGCGTGCCGCAACACCGGCTCGGCGCGACGCTACACACCGAAACCGTCGGGTCTGTCATCGATCGCCTGGCCGAATCCTCGGTGCGCGCGCATCACGCGTTGATGACCCTGGACGCGCACGACGAGATGCTGCACGGGGCATGGCATCACCTGGCCGAATTGGCCGACGCCTATGACGATTTGGTGCGCGATATCGTCGCGGGGCGGCGTCGGTTGCCGGAGTGGTGA
- a CDS encoding nucleotide-binding protein, which translates to MNSFAPQRLPAGEQPGPGGHVVNQPPGQPLNGQPGPGTYAAPATGLRAPVGDQPGPGERRDPGVFNQPPNQSFTGQPYAAPATGQHAPVGDQPAPGEHRGPGVFNQPPNQPFIGQPGGQPPGAYPPGQPGAWEQGPNQQQWQQGPGVQPQSGQWGNGPRPNHGGPQPSLDDVPLRRAKKAPGGGWRKAVHHISGGTINPGMSAEELRLQELVARIRQPVRGDYRIAVLSLKGGVGKTTTTMGLGSIFASIRGDRVIAVDANPDFGTLSQRVPLQTRSTVRDLLLDPNVERYSDVRKHTSQATSRLEVLASERDPAASEQFDEHEYRAVARILQRYYNIILTDCGTGLTHSAMSGVLDLAHSLVLISSAAIDGARSAAATLDWLSLHGHDHLVRNAVVVINLPREGSVNVGIQQLREYFLSRCRAVHIIPFDDHLSEGAEIDLHRLSKQAKRAYVELAATVADEFNLDHRRYH; encoded by the coding sequence GTGAATAGTTTCGCGCCGCAGCGACTTCCGGCGGGTGAGCAGCCCGGACCGGGCGGTCATGTCGTCAACCAACCGCCCGGGCAACCCCTGAACGGGCAGCCTGGACCAGGGACTTACGCCGCACCCGCGACTGGGCTGCGTGCGCCGGTCGGTGATCAGCCCGGACCGGGCGAACGCCGCGACCCCGGCGTGTTCAACCAACCGCCGAACCAGTCGTTCACCGGCCAGCCGTACGCCGCACCGGCCACCGGTCAGCACGCCCCCGTCGGCGACCAGCCCGCCCCCGGCGAACACCGCGGCCCCGGCGTGTTCAACCAACCGCCGAACCAGCCGTTCATTGGCCAACCGGGCGGCCAGCCCCCCGGTGCGTACCCGCCCGGGCAGCCCGGGGCCTGGGAGCAGGGGCCGAACCAGCAGCAGTGGCAGCAGGGTCCCGGTGTGCAGCCGCAAAGTGGGCAGTGGGGTAACGGGCCGCGGCCGAATCATGGTGGCCCGCAGCCTTCGCTGGACGACGTGCCGCTGCGCCGGGCCAAGAAGGCTCCGGGTGGTGGCTGGCGTAAGGCCGTGCACCACATCTCCGGTGGCACGATCAATCCCGGCATGTCCGCGGAGGAGTTGCGGCTACAGGAATTGGTGGCGCGGATCCGGCAGCCCGTGCGCGGCGACTACCGGATCGCGGTGCTGTCGTTGAAGGGCGGCGTCGGAAAGACCACCACCACAATGGGTCTCGGCTCGATCTTCGCCTCGATCCGCGGTGACCGGGTGATCGCCGTCGACGCCAACCCCGACTTCGGCACGCTGTCCCAGCGTGTTCCGCTGCAGACCCGCTCCACCGTGCGCGATCTGCTGCTGGACCCGAACGTGGAGCGCTACTCCGATGTCCGCAAGCACACGTCGCAAGCCACGAGCCGACTGGAAGTACTTGCCTCCGAACGTGATCCGGCTGCCTCGGAGCAGTTCGACGAGCACGAGTACCGAGCCGTCGCGCGCATCCTGCAGCGGTACTACAACATCATCCTGACCGATTGCGGTACCGGGTTGACGCACTCGGCGATGAGCGGCGTCCTGGATCTCGCGCACTCGCTGGTGCTGATCTCCTCCGCCGCCATCGACGGCGCCCGCAGCGCCGCGGCCACGCTGGACTGGCTGTCCCTGCACGGCCACGACCATCTGGTCCGCAACGCGGTCGTCGTGATCAACCTGCCCCGTGAGGGTTCGGTGAACGTCGGTATCCAGCAGCTGCGCGAGTACTTCCTCTCCCGCTGCCGCGCGGTGCACATCATCCCGTTCGACGACCACCTGTCCGAGGGCGCCGAAATCGACCTGCACCGCCTGAGCAAGCAGGCCAAACGCGCCTACGTCGAACTCGCCGCCACCGTCGCCGACGAGTTCAACCTCGACCATCGCCGCTACCACTGA
- the eccCa gene encoding type VII secretion protein EccCa has protein sequence MATEGFVRRPRIAPPRPPGGEVALSAPPELERPVAGNLLMKLMPLVMVVAVVGMIAMMVMMGRNLLANPFMMMFPMMMLMSMFGMMAGMRGGGGPKKAAELNEERKDYFRYLDQVRKDVRKTGNQQLAALLWSHPEPSDLQSVIGSRRMWERRPNDPDFGHVRVGVGSHRLATKLARPETGPLEDLEPVSTVALRRFVRTHSVVHGLPTAISLRAFPAINIEGEREAALTLVRSMLMEFTTFHGPDHTAVAIICADPDGPAWAWAKWLPHLQHPVDRDGMGSARMMYRSLAELETSMSAELVERGRFMRNAQPTAGRIHLLVIIDDGYVSGSERVVSDAGLDSVTVLDLTAPQSGLAVRRGLQLVVTDDGMVAAKSAAGVEKFAKSDSVGRAEATSLARDLARYRIATAAQMVSLGDETRSDPGLMSLLKIPDAAQIDPAVVWRPRSDRERLRVPIGVTPDGTPVEIDIKESAENGMGPHGLCIGATGSGKSEFLRTLVLSMVTTHSPDLLNLVLVDFKGGATFLGLDSLPHVSAVITNLEEELALVDRMKDALSGEMTRRQELLRSAGNFANVTEYEKARAAGADLDPLPALFVVVDEFSELLSQKPDFADLFVMIGRLGRSLRVHLLLASQRLEENKLRGLDSHLSYRIGLRTFSANESRAVLGITDAYHLPSVPGSGYLKSDADDPLRFNASYVSGPYVSPRGTRQVDGKTVGGQAPAVFTAAPVAMPEVIEPVREATRDGRPELPPPPNRLGLPELPPPPGESPAEDEDEAPVSVNEAVPATLLTTVVERLRGHGRPAHEVWLPPLEESPSVDMLLPDPDWRSPVNRHGQLWLPLGVIDKPYEQRRDVLIVDLSAGQGNVAVVGGPQSGKSTTLRTIIMAASATHTPEQVQFYCLDFGGGTLSGMAGLPHVGSVAGRMEVDRIRRTIAEVTGILRRREEHFRELGIDSIIEFRRRKALLAERPPAERQADPLAQDPFGDVFLVIDGWPTIRADYDMLEPQLNAIAAQGLSYGIHLMISSTRWPEIRPQIKDLIGTRIELRLGDPSDSEMDRRTAVLVPTGRPGRGLTADKLHLLIALPRLDSDSDPRTLSEGVNAAKEQLNELYGGRRAPEVRMLPAELSREAVLAEAGRAGIHQSKTRAVIGIGESELQPMVLDFEAQPHFYAFCDVECGKTTLLRNIVAGVTEHSTSEEARVILIDYRRTMLGVLEGAQLAGYSTSSQTSFGMIKEVANYLQKRIPGNDITPQQLRERSWWSGPEIYVVVDDYEMVVSSGRNPLEPLIEFLPQARDIGLHLVITRRAGGASRALYDKVLGTLKDMGVDALLMSAPKDEGRIIGEVRAAKLPPGRGTLIARNGNEMMQVAYLPPTT, from the coding sequence ATGGCAACCGAAGGTTTCGTGCGCCGGCCGCGGATCGCGCCGCCGCGTCCGCCGGGCGGCGAGGTCGCGCTGTCCGCGCCGCCGGAGCTCGAACGTCCGGTGGCGGGCAATCTGCTGATGAAGCTGATGCCGCTGGTGATGGTTGTCGCCGTGGTCGGCATGATCGCGATGATGGTCATGATGGGCCGCAACCTGCTGGCCAACCCGTTCATGATGATGTTCCCGATGATGATGCTGATGTCGATGTTCGGCATGATGGCGGGTATGCGCGGCGGCGGCGGGCCGAAGAAGGCCGCCGAGCTGAACGAGGAGCGCAAAGACTACTTCCGCTACCTCGATCAGGTCCGCAAGGATGTGCGTAAAACCGGCAATCAGCAGCTGGCCGCGCTGCTGTGGAGCCATCCGGAACCCAGTGACCTGCAATCGGTGATCGGCTCCCGCCGCATGTGGGAACGCCGCCCCAACGATCCCGACTTCGGGCACGTTCGGGTCGGCGTGGGTAGCCACCGCCTGGCGACCAAACTCGCCCGCCCGGAAACCGGACCGCTGGAAGACCTGGAACCGGTCTCGACGGTCGCGTTGCGGCGCTTCGTGCGCACGCACTCGGTGGTGCACGGACTGCCCACCGCCATCTCGCTGCGCGCCTTCCCCGCGATCAACATCGAAGGGGAGCGCGAGGCCGCGCTGACCCTGGTGCGCTCGATGCTGATGGAGTTCACCACCTTCCACGGCCCCGACCACACCGCCGTCGCCATCATCTGCGCCGATCCCGACGGCCCGGCCTGGGCATGGGCGAAATGGCTTCCGCACCTGCAACATCCGGTGGACCGCGACGGCATGGGCTCGGCCCGGATGATGTATCGCTCGCTGGCCGAACTGGAAACCTCGATGTCCGCCGAACTGGTGGAACGCGGCCGGTTCATGCGCAACGCGCAGCCCACGGCGGGCCGGATCCATCTGCTGGTGATCATCGACGACGGCTACGTCAGCGGTTCCGAGCGCGTGGTCAGCGACGCGGGACTGGACTCGGTCACGGTGCTCGACCTCACCGCGCCGCAAAGCGGTCTCGCGGTGCGTCGCGGCTTGCAGCTGGTCGTTACCGATGACGGCATGGTGGCCGCGAAATCCGCCGCGGGCGTGGAGAAATTCGCCAAATCCGATTCCGTCGGCCGGGCCGAGGCCACGTCGCTGGCCCGCGACCTGGCGCGCTACCGCATCGCGACCGCCGCGCAGATGGTCAGCCTCGGCGATGAAACGCGCTCCGATCCCGGCCTGATGTCGCTGCTGAAGATTCCCGACGCCGCGCAGATCGATCCCGCGGTGGTGTGGCGTCCGCGCAGTGACCGGGAGCGACTGCGGGTGCCGATCGGTGTCACCCCCGATGGCACCCCCGTCGAGATCGACATCAAGGAATCCGCCGAGAACGGCATGGGTCCGCACGGATTGTGCATCGGCGCAACGGGTTCCGGTAAGTCGGAGTTCCTGCGCACTCTGGTGCTGTCCATGGTGACCACGCACTCCCCGGACCTGCTCAACCTGGTCCTGGTCGACTTCAAGGGCGGTGCGACCTTCCTCGGCTTGGACTCGCTGCCGCACGTCTCCGCGGTCATCACCAACCTCGAAGAGGAACTGGCGCTCGTCGACCGTATGAAGGACGCCCTTTCCGGTGAGATGACGCGACGGCAGGAACTCCTGCGCTCAGCGGGCAACTTCGCCAACGTCACGGAGTACGAGAAGGCCCGCGCGGCCGGAGCCGATCTGGATCCGCTGCCCGCGTTGTTCGTCGTGGTCGACGAATTCTCCGAATTGCTTTCGCAGAAGCCCGATTTCGCGGACCTCTTCGTGATGATCGGCCGCCTCGGCCGCTCGCTGCGGGTGCACCTGCTGCTGGCTTCGCAGCGCCTGGAGGAGAACAAGTTGCGCGGTCTGGACTCCCACCTGTCCTACCGGATCGGCCTGCGTACCTTTTCCGCCAACGAATCTCGCGCGGTGCTCGGTATCACCGACGCCTACCACCTGCCCAGCGTCCCGGGTTCGGGCTACCTCAAGAGCGACGCCGACGATCCACTGCGCTTCAACGCGAGTTATGTGTCCGGGCCGTATGTTTCGCCGCGCGGCACCAGGCAGGTGGACGGCAAGACCGTCGGTGGACAGGCGCCGGCCGTGTTCACCGCGGCACCGGTGGCGATGCCCGAGGTCATCGAGCCCGTGCGCGAGGCCACCCGCGACGGACGGCCGGAATTGCCGCCACCGCCCAACCGCCTGGGTCTTCCGGAATTGCCGCCGCCGCCCGGGGAGTCCCCGGCGGAGGACGAGGACGAGGCGCCGGTATCGGTCAACGAAGCCGTCCCCGCGACGCTGCTGACCACCGTCGTCGAGCGCCTGCGCGGCCACGGCCGGCCGGCCCACGAGGTGTGGCTGCCGCCGCTGGAGGAATCGCCGTCGGTGGATATGCTGCTGCCCGATCCGGATTGGCGTTCGCCGGTGAACCGGCATGGGCAGCTGTGGCTGCCGCTGGGCGTCATCGACAAGCCCTATGAGCAGCGCCGCGACGTGCTGATCGTGGATCTTTCCGCGGGTCAGGGCAACGTCGCGGTGGTCGGCGGACCGCAGTCGGGTAAATCGACGACTCTGCGCACCATCATCATGGCCGCGTCGGCCACCCACACCCCCGAACAGGTGCAGTTCTACTGTCTGGATTTCGGTGGCGGCACGCTGTCGGGTATGGCGGGGCTGCCGCATGTCGGCTCCGTGGCGGGCCGCATGGAGGTGGACCGGATCCGCCGCACCATCGCGGAGGTGACCGGAATTCTGCGCCGGCGCGAGGAACACTTCCGCGAGCTGGGCATCGACTCCATCATCGAGTTCCGGCGGCGCAAAGCGTTGTTGGCCGAGCGACCGCCGGCCGAGCGACAGGCCGACCCGCTCGCGCAGGACCCTTTCGGTGACGTCTTCCTGGTCATCGACGGCTGGCCCACCATCCGCGCGGATTACGACATGCTGGAACCCCAGCTCAATGCCATTGCCGCACAGGGCCTTTCTTACGGTATCCATCTGATGATCTCCAGCACTCGATGGCCGGAGATCCGGCCCCAGATCAAGGACCTCATCGGTACCCGCATCGAGCTCCGCCTCGGCGACCCCTCCGACTCCGAAATGGACCGGCGCACCGCCGTGCTCGTGCCGACCGGCCGGCCGGGTCGCGGTCTCACCGCGGACAAGCTGCACCTGTTGATCGCGTTGCCGCGCCTGGACTCCGATTCCGATCCGCGCACTTTGTCCGAGGGGGTCAACGCCGCCAAGGAACAGCTCAACGAGCTCTACGGCGGCCGACGTGCGCCAGAGGTGCGGATGCTGCCGGCCGAGTTGTCGCGCGAGGCCGTGCTCGCGGAGGCTGGTCGGGCGGGCATCCACCAGAGCAAGACCCGGGCCGTCATCGGCATCGGTGAATCCGAACTTCAGCCGATGGTGCTGGATTTCGAGGCGCAGCCGCACTTCTACGCCTTCTGCGATGTGGAATGCGGCAAGACCACCCTGCTGCGCAATATCGTCGCGGGCGTCACGGAGCACTCCACCTCCGAGGAAGCCCGCGTCATCCTCATCGACTACCGGCGCACCATGCTCGGTGTGCTGGAGGGCGCGCAGCTGGCCGGGTACTCGACCTCTTCGCAGACGTCCTTCGGGATGATCAAGGAGGTCGCGAACTATCTGCAGAAGCGGATCCCCGGCAACGACATAACACCGCAGCAGCTGCGCGAACGCAGCTGGTGGAGCGGGCCCGAAATCTATGTGGTGGTAGACGATTACGAGATGGTCGTCTCGAGTGGCCGCAACCCGCTGGAACCGCTGATCGAGTTCCTGCCCCAGGCTCGTGATATCGGTCTGCACCTGGTGATCACCCGCCGCGCCGGTGGCGCCAGCCGGGCACTGTACGACAAGGTTCTCGGCACCCTGAAGGACATGGGTGTGGACGCGCTGCTGATGAGCGCGCCCAAGGACGAGGGCCGGATCATCGGTGAGGTCCGGGCCGCCAAACTGCCGCCCGGCCGTGGCACGCTGATCGCGCGCAACGGCAACGAGATGATGCAGGTGGCCTACCTCCCACCGACGACGTAA
- the eccD gene encoding type VII secretion integral membrane protein EccD has translation MTDPSSSTVAAVDPELCRVSVIGGNTQLDLGLPATVPIAAFITDVVELIESRNPDLTEHEDGAPLQTQHWTLARIGRDPIPANQSLTEAEVFDGELLVLRSVTAKEAPALFDDVIDAVSKLTATSFRHWSPVSARWLGLLAGLGAVLAAIYLLGVAKHDGAGIAIGFIALGAGLVAGGAAVLVSRKYQDEAKLPAIMLSLYALLLIFAGTALLVPNDFGSPHAMFACVATLVAAAVLYSMARVGATMFTTLITLAVFGGVAAMVRMIWDPSVSKVAAGVLVGALIVITLVPRLAVAAARLPVPPVPTAGAAIDPADHEPRPTIEDIGAIGATALPSAAGLEHRARAANEYQSGMIIGCTVAAAIGIVLAANPLGTTRWQGITLGVVVSLILCLRGRAFADLVQACTLIAGGTTALVALGVGLALGEPGWVVPIAGMLLVVATAAVAFGVIGPHTEMSPPMRRTGEIFEYLLICTIIPLVLWIMDIYSAARNI, from the coding sequence GTGACCGATCCGTCTAGCAGCACAGTGGCTGCCGTTGATCCGGAGTTGTGCCGAGTGTCGGTGATCGGCGGCAATACTCAGTTGGATCTGGGTTTGCCTGCCACAGTTCCGATCGCCGCGTTCATCACCGATGTGGTCGAGTTGATCGAATCCCGCAACCCGGATCTCACCGAGCACGAGGACGGCGCGCCGCTGCAGACGCAGCATTGGACACTGGCGCGGATCGGCCGCGATCCCATTCCGGCAAACCAATCGCTCACCGAGGCCGAGGTTTTCGACGGCGAGTTGCTGGTATTGCGCTCGGTGACCGCCAAGGAGGCGCCGGCGCTCTTCGACGATGTCATCGACGCGGTCTCCAAACTGACCGCGACCTCGTTCCGGCACTGGTCGCCGGTTTCGGCGCGCTGGCTCGGCCTGCTCGCCGGTCTGGGCGCGGTGCTCGCCGCGATCTACCTGCTGGGCGTGGCCAAGCACGACGGCGCCGGTATCGCGATCGGATTCATCGCGCTCGGCGCCGGATTGGTGGCCGGGGGTGCGGCGGTGCTCGTCTCCCGCAAATACCAGGACGAGGCGAAGTTGCCGGCGATCATGTTGTCGCTGTACGCGCTGTTGCTGATCTTCGCGGGCACGGCGCTGTTGGTACCCAACGACTTCGGCAGCCCGCACGCCATGTTCGCCTGTGTGGCAACGCTGGTCGCCGCCGCGGTCCTCTACAGCATGGCCCGGGTCGGGGCGACCATGTTCACCACCCTCATCACACTGGCGGTATTCGGCGGGGTGGCCGCGATGGTGCGGATGATCTGGGATCCGTCGGTGTCCAAGGTCGCCGCCGGTGTCCTGGTCGGCGCGTTGATCGTGATCACCCTGGTGCCGCGCCTCGCGGTCGCCGCCGCTCGACTACCGGTGCCGCCGGTGCCGACCGCCGGTGCGGCCATCGATCCCGCCGACCACGAACCCCGCCCCACCATCGAGGACATCGGCGCCATCGGTGCGACCGCGCTGCCCTCGGCGGCCGGGCTCGAGCATCGGGCCCGCGCGGCCAACGAGTACCAGTCCGGCATGATCATCGGCTGCACCGTGGCCGCGGCCATCGGCATCGTGCTGGCGGCCAACCCGCTCGGCACCACCCGCTGGCAGGGCATCACCCTCGGCGTCGTGGTCTCGCTCATCCTGTGCCTGCGCGGCCGGGCGTTCGCCGACCTGGTCCAGGCCTGCACGCTGATCGCCGGTGGCACAACGGCTTTGGTGGCCCTCGGCGTCGGACTCGCCCTGGGCGAACCCGGCTGGGTGGTGCCGATCGCCGGGATGCTGTTGGTCGTGGCGACGGCCGCGGTCGCGTTCGGTGTCATCGGCCCGCACACCGAGATGTCGCCGCCCATGCGACGGACCGGTGAGATCTTCGAATATCTCTTGATCTGCACCATTATTCCGCTGGTGCTGTGGATCATGGACATCTACTCGGCCGCCCGGAACATTTGA
- a CDS encoding GNAT family N-acetyltransferase has product MNIVIRPAHFGDLAAICRLRLQRTAWLTARGSDQWSVAGRGKPIETFAHAVERSLAAGETWIADVDGETAGTITVDHHADPNLWSPWELDDAVIVHYMIVDLRFAGHGIGRHLLEHAGWLAFQQDRNWVRLDAWTTNAELHDYYRRSGFHLTRIAGPIATGPSRALFERRTESWNFAPRTRQPEPALTAYRAAT; this is encoded by the coding sequence ATGAATATCGTCATCCGGCCGGCGCACTTCGGCGACCTCGCCGCGATCTGCCGCCTACGCCTGCAGCGCACCGCCTGGCTCACCGCCCGCGGGTCCGACCAGTGGTCCGTGGCGGGGCGCGGCAAACCCATCGAAACCTTCGCCCACGCCGTCGAACGCTCACTGGCCGCCGGTGAAACCTGGATCGCCGACGTCGACGGCGAAACCGCCGGCACCATCACCGTCGACCATCATGCCGACCCGAATCTCTGGTCGCCCTGGGAATTGGACGACGCGGTGATCGTGCACTACATGATCGTCGACCTCCGCTTCGCCGGGCACGGTATCGGCCGCCACCTGCTCGAGCACGCCGGCTGGCTCGCCTTCCAGCAGGATCGGAACTGGGTCCGCCTCGACGCCTGGACCACGAACGCCGAGTTGCACGACTACTACCGCCGCTCCGGATTCCACCTCACCCGCATCGCCGGCCCAATCGCCACCGGCCCCTCCCGCGCCCTGTTCGAAAGGCGCACGGAGTCCTGGAATTTCGCCCCGCGCACCCGGCAGCCCGAGCCGGCCCTCACCGCCTACCGCGCCGCCACCTGA
- a CDS encoding GntR family transcriptional regulator produces MAEGPTYHRIANLLREEIRGGKWSPGDRLPSHTELADQMQVSITTARNAIQVLVTENLVYTATSRGTIVRNQEVLESVVTDHIRPDRPRATHDIFEEIARAANREPTKEFSARMEPAAPEVALWLGVPADSWVLARTVVQYLDNEPWSWEVSFYPRDLAEATGIDSPHDIPEGTTRRLADRGHAETAHRDTLCARPAGAEEAIVLGVATGTILLDHLRIGANHQRVTRATRHRSIATRNRLSYEIGDDEGIGVIRDTLGSAYRRGISLP; encoded by the coding sequence ATGGCGGAGGGTCCGACATACCACCGGATCGCAAACCTCCTCCGCGAGGAGATCCGCGGGGGCAAATGGAGCCCGGGTGATCGGCTTCCCAGCCACACCGAGCTCGCCGATCAGATGCAGGTCTCGATCACCACTGCCCGGAATGCCATTCAGGTCCTGGTTACCGAAAATCTGGTCTACACAGCTACTTCCCGCGGGACCATCGTCCGAAACCAGGAAGTTCTGGAATCCGTGGTCACCGATCACATTCGTCCGGATCGCCCGCGTGCGACCCACGATATCTTCGAAGAGATCGCGCGGGCGGCGAATCGGGAGCCGACCAAGGAATTCAGTGCCCGGATGGAGCCTGCCGCACCGGAAGTCGCGTTATGGCTCGGCGTTCCGGCGGACTCCTGGGTGCTCGCCCGGACGGTCGTCCAATATCTGGACAACGAGCCGTGGTCCTGGGAGGTCAGCTTCTACCCGCGCGACCTGGCCGAAGCCACCGGCATCGACTCGCCGCACGACATTCCGGAGGGCACCACCCGTCGACTGGCCGACCGCGGCCATGCCGAGACCGCGCACCGCGACACGCTGTGTGCCCGCCCCGCCGGCGCCGAGGAAGCCATCGTGCTGGGCGTGGCCACCGGAACCATCCTGCTGGATCATCTCCGGATCGGGGCGAACCACCAGCGCGTCACCCGCGCCACCCGGCATCGCTCCATCGCCACCCGCAACCGGCTGTCCTACGAGATCGGGGACGACGAGGGGATCGGCGTAATCCGCGACACGCTGGGCAGTGCGTACCGGCGTGGCATCTCCCTCCCTTGA
- the mycP gene encoding type VII secretion-associated serine protease mycosin, translating into MVFAMISRRIWRAAAVAAVLALSAGSPAPALAIAPPRVDDGALAGVLGLAAAGRPPDETEQHKICAEPALRGSAPQEPPLAQRVLGLEEAWQFSRGAGQKVAVIDTGVNRHWRLPALQAGGDFVSDTDGTVDCDGHGTFVAGLIAARPSLEDGFAGVAPEAEILAIRQLSSAYEAKDRNRREEPGVITREGYGTVNTLAAGVVRAVDMGATVINISEVACIPSGGNSADGALGAAVKYAYDRNVVVVAAAGNTMQGTACEKQNDRAGWAAVGTIVTPAWFTPYVLSVASMEPDGTVSPFSLHGPWVGVAAPGREIVSLDSKPGGAGLVNATQTNEGYSTIDGTSFSSAYVSGLAALVRSRFPELTAAQVIDRIKLTAQAPDNGRNDKIGHGLVDPLAALTAQLPAKPVQVGSDLPRKIAGPSPPPYVDPAPRLVATIGSITLLALLGLGYAASIPFRRGRAVNVDPGAEPETREGL; encoded by the coding sequence GTGGTTTTCGCGATGATCTCCCGGAGGATATGGCGGGCAGCGGCCGTCGCCGCGGTGCTCGCCCTGAGCGCCGGATCGCCGGCCCCCGCGCTGGCGATCGCACCGCCGCGCGTCGACGACGGCGCGCTGGCGGGGGTGCTCGGCCTGGCGGCCGCCGGCCGGCCGCCGGATGAGACCGAGCAGCACAAGATCTGCGCCGAACCCGCACTGCGCGGCAGTGCGCCGCAGGAACCGCCACTGGCCCAGCGGGTGCTGGGTCTGGAGGAGGCCTGGCAATTCAGCCGAGGCGCGGGACAGAAGGTGGCGGTCATCGATACCGGCGTCAACCGGCATTGGCGTCTGCCCGCCCTGCAGGCGGGCGGCGACTTCGTCTCCGATACCGACGGCACCGTCGACTGCGACGGCCACGGCACCTTCGTCGCCGGGCTCATCGCGGCCCGGCCCAGTCTGGAAGACGGGTTCGCCGGTGTCGCACCGGAAGCCGAGATTCTCGCGATCCGGCAACTGAGTTCGGCCTACGAGGCCAAGGACCGCAATCGCCGCGAGGAGCCGGGCGTCATCACGCGCGAGGGATACGGCACGGTGAACACCCTGGCGGCGGGCGTGGTTCGCGCGGTGGACATGGGCGCGACCGTCATCAACATCTCCGAGGTGGCCTGTATCCCCTCGGGTGGCAATTCGGCCGACGGGGCGCTGGGCGCCGCCGTGAAATACGCCTACGATCGCAATGTGGTGGTCGTCGCCGCCGCTGGAAACACCATGCAGGGCACCGCTTGTGAGAAGCAGAACGATCGCGCGGGGTGGGCGGCCGTGGGCACCATCGTGACGCCGGCCTGGTTCACGCCCTATGTGCTGTCGGTGGCATCGATGGAGCCCGACGGCACGGTGTCGCCATTCTCGCTGCACGGCCCGTGGGTCGGCGTCGCCGCACCCGGCCGCGAGATCGTCTCGCTGGACAGCAAACCGGGCGGGGCCGGGTTGGTCAACGCCACCCAGACCAATGAGGGTTACTCCACCATCGACGGGACCAGTTTCTCCAGCGCCTATGTCTCCGGACTGGCCGCGCTGGTCCGATCCCGCTTTCCGGAGTTGACCGCCGCCCAGGTGATCGACCGGATCAAGCTGACCGCGCAGGCGCCGGACAACGGCCGCAACGACAAGATCGGGCACGGCCTGGTCGACCCGCTGGCCGCACTCACCGCGCAACTGCCGGCGAAGCCGGTGCAGGTCGGCTCCGACCTGCCTCGCAAAATCGCCGGTCCGAGTCCACCGCCGTATGTGGATCCGGCGCCGCGTCTGGTCGCCACCATCGGCTCGATCACGCTGCTCGCCCTGCTCGGGCTCGGCTACGCCGCCTCGATCCCGTTCCGGCGGGGCCGCGCGGTGAATGTCGACCCCGGGGCCGAGCCTGAAACTCGAGAAGGGTTGTAG